In Nitrosospira briensis C-128, a genomic segment contains:
- a CDS encoding Na+/H+ antiporter subunit C: MEIVYALAIGVLTGSGVWLLLRPRTFQVIIGFSLLSYAVNLFIFGMGRLAVHLPPIIATLDPDPTRFDDPVPQALVLTAIVISFATTALFLVVLLASRGLTGTDHVDGEEEPEP; this comes from the coding sequence ATGGAAATTGTCTACGCTCTCGCGATTGGCGTACTGACCGGATCCGGTGTATGGCTGCTGCTGCGGCCGCGTACCTTTCAGGTCATCATCGGGTTCTCCCTGTTGTCTTACGCAGTCAATCTGTTCATTTTCGGCATGGGGCGGCTGGCTGTCCATCTCCCGCCCATCATTGCCACGCTCGACCCCGACCCAACCCGCTTTGACGATCCTGTACCCCAGGCGCTGGTGCTGACGGCAATCGTGATCAGTTTTGCCACAACGGCACTGTTTCTGGTTGTCTTGCTCGCATCCCGGGGGTTGACCGGCACGGATCATGTCGATGGCGAGGAGGAGCCTGAACCGTGA
- a CDS encoding monovalent cation/H+ antiporter subunit D → MSWLQHLPVLPVVIPLVAGAVMLLFAESRRTTRTFIALSATLANLAVAALLVYVANRGLPEIWPEGIAVYLLGGWEAPFGIVLVADRLSAVMLMLTAVLALASLVYALARWKRMGPHFQSLFQFLIMGVNGAFLTGDLFNLFVFVEVLLAASYGLLLHGLGAARVKAGLHYIVINLAASLVFLIGVALIYGASGTLNMADLAVRVPGLDDGDRILFEAGAAILGVAFLVKAGAWPLNFWLPAAYGAAAAPVAAAFSILTKVGIYALLRLGSLLSVSGAPAPFNDGWLFGIGMVTLALGTAGMLSVQQPQRLAAYCVIVSAGTLLAALGLGGEGMKGAAMFYLVSSVLATGAFFMLSEMIERTQRFGDNAIDVSLESFGLDDPLDPDRPDEVVGIVLPAAMAFLGLSFVSCALLVTGLPPLSGFVGKFMILSATLGTAPLEAVPASTWALWAAMLGSGLVGIIALCRMGMRLFWSSDEIVTPRLHLTEAAPVAVLLLLSMGLTAGAGPAANYLALTEISLSSPRIYIDAVLGNGLLSSPSNGAGEPE, encoded by the coding sequence GTGAGCTGGTTACAGCATTTGCCGGTATTACCGGTAGTCATACCGCTCGTGGCGGGAGCGGTAATGTTGCTGTTTGCCGAATCCCGGCGCACCACCCGCACGTTCATCGCACTCAGCGCTACGCTGGCAAACCTCGCGGTGGCAGCCTTGCTCGTATATGTGGCCAATCGCGGCTTGCCGGAGATTTGGCCGGAGGGAATCGCGGTGTATCTGCTAGGCGGCTGGGAGGCGCCGTTTGGTATCGTGCTGGTAGCGGATCGGCTGTCTGCTGTGATGTTGATGCTGACCGCGGTACTGGCACTCGCATCGCTGGTATATGCGTTGGCGCGCTGGAAACGGATGGGGCCTCATTTCCAGTCACTGTTCCAGTTCCTGATCATGGGCGTGAATGGCGCTTTTCTGACCGGCGACCTGTTCAACCTGTTCGTGTTTGTCGAAGTGTTGCTGGCCGCCTCCTATGGTTTGCTCCTGCATGGTCTGGGCGCTGCTCGCGTCAAGGCAGGCCTGCACTACATCGTCATCAATCTGGCGGCTTCGCTTGTTTTTCTGATTGGCGTTGCGCTGATTTATGGCGCAAGCGGCACATTGAACATGGCGGATCTGGCCGTGCGGGTGCCGGGACTGGACGACGGCGACCGTATTTTATTCGAAGCGGGTGCTGCGATCCTGGGCGTGGCGTTTCTGGTCAAGGCGGGGGCATGGCCATTGAACTTCTGGCTGCCGGCGGCTTATGGCGCTGCGGCGGCGCCGGTGGCGGCGGCCTTTTCAATCCTGACCAAGGTGGGGATTTATGCGCTGCTGCGATTGGGGTCGTTGCTGTCTGTCTCGGGCGCACCTGCACCGTTTAATGATGGGTGGCTGTTCGGCATCGGCATGGTCACGCTTGCACTCGGTACCGCAGGCATGCTGAGCGTGCAGCAACCCCAGCGATTGGCGGCGTATTGCGTCATCGTGTCAGCCGGCACGCTATTGGCGGCGCTTGGGCTGGGGGGAGAGGGGATGAAAGGCGCGGCGATGTTTTATCTGGTCAGTTCTGTATTGGCGACCGGCGCTTTTTTCATGCTGAGCGAAATGATCGAGCGTACCCAGCGATTTGGAGACAACGCGATAGACGTTTCGCTGGAATCATTCGGCCTCGACGATCCGCTCGATCCCGACCGTCCGGATGAGGTGGTGGGTATTGTACTACCCGCAGCCATGGCGTTTCTGGGTCTGAGTTTCGTATCGTGTGCGCTGCTGGTAACAGGACTGCCGCCGCTGTCCGGCTTCGTCGGCAAATTCATGATTCTTTCGGCCACGCTGGGAACTGCACCGCTCGAGGCCGTGCCGGCATCGACCTGGGCGTTATGGGCGGCGATGCTCGGGTCGGGGCTGGTCGGTATCATTGCATTGTGCAGAATGGGCATGCGCCTGTTCTGGAGCTCGGACGAGATCGTCACACCGCGGCTGCATCTGACCGAAGCGGCCCCGGTGGCCGTGTTGCTGCTGCTGAGCATGGGGCTCACGGCGGGAGCCGGGCCGGCGGCCAATTATCTCGCACTTACCGAGATTTCGTTATCTTCACCGCGAATATACATTGATGCCGTGCTGGGGAACGGTCTTTTATCATCCCCGTCAAATGGGGCTGGGGAACCTGAGTGA
- a CDS encoding Na+/H+ antiporter subunit E: protein MKRWPSLSLFTIVLFAIWLLLNDSLAPGQIVLGLVMTITVSLATAAMLRSRARPGHLLVAIRLLFVVLLDITLSNIAVARIIFGSAKARSNSGFMEIPIDMRAPYGLATLACIVTATPGTIWAGLAPDGATLTIHVLDLQDEEAWVRTIKDRYERPLMEIFE, encoded by the coding sequence ATGAAACGATGGCCATCCCTATCGCTGTTTACGATAGTGCTGTTCGCGATCTGGCTCCTGCTCAATGATTCACTGGCGCCGGGCCAGATTGTGCTGGGCCTCGTAATGACGATAACCGTTTCCCTAGCGACCGCTGCGATGCTGCGATCGCGCGCGCGTCCCGGTCACCTCCTGGTTGCGATCAGGCTGCTTTTCGTTGTACTGCTTGATATCACCCTTTCGAATATCGCAGTTGCACGCATTATTTTTGGGTCGGCGAAAGCACGCTCCAATTCCGGCTTCATGGAGATCCCTATCGATATGCGTGCTCCGTATGGCCTCGCCACGCTAGCCTGTATAGTGACTGCGACACCCGGCACCATCTGGGCGGGCCTGGCGCCGGATGGTGCTACCTTGACGATCCATGTGCTCGACCTGCAAGATGAGGAGGCTTGGGTCCGTACGATCAAAGACCGTTATGAACGTCCACTGATGGAGATCTTCGAATGA
- a CDS encoding K+/H+ antiporter subunit F has protein sequence MNTLLPWAVSFALIAFALAMICAAIRLLRGPAAEDRVLALDTLYVNSMLTVLTLGIQFGSRIYFDIALLIALFGFVGSAAMAKFLLRGEVIES, from the coding sequence ATGAATACCCTGCTACCCTGGGCCGTATCTTTCGCGCTGATTGCTTTTGCACTGGCCATGATTTGCGCGGCTATCCGGCTGTTGCGCGGGCCGGCTGCGGAAGACCGCGTGCTGGCGCTGGATACGCTCTATGTTAATTCCATGCTGACTGTACTGACACTCGGCATCCAGTTCGGATCCAGAATATATTTCGATATCGCCCTGTTGATTGCGCTGTTCGGTTTTGTCGGTTCGGCTGCAATGGCAAAATTCCTGCTGCGTGGAGAGGTAATCGAGTCATGA
- the mnhG gene encoding monovalent cation/H(+) antiporter subunit G — MMTADIPVWADVLASLLLVSGAVLALTGSFGLLRLPDLFARIHAPTMGNTLGLGCVLLASILVASLHAQRFVFQELLISLFVVTTSPVTSMLLMRAGIYRDRRDARKKAIGQPSEALKQIQRMQ; from the coding sequence ATGATGACGGCGGATATCCCCGTGTGGGCGGATGTGCTGGCTTCCTTGCTGCTGGTATCGGGCGCGGTGCTCGCGCTGACGGGCTCCTTCGGCCTGCTCAGGCTGCCTGATCTGTTTGCGCGCATACATGCGCCTACCATGGGCAATACGCTCGGCCTCGGTTGCGTATTGCTGGCATCGATATTGGTCGCTTCCTTGCATGCTCAACGGTTCGTCTTTCAGGAATTGCTGATTTCGCTATTCGTCGTAACGACATCTCCGGTGACCTCGATGCTGCTCATGCGGGCGGGAATATACCGGGACCGCAGAGATGCGCGCAAAAAGGCGATAGGCCAGCCGAGCGAGGCGCTCAAGCAAATTCAGCGGATGCAATAA
- a CDS encoding zinc-dependent alcohol dehydrogenase family protein — protein sequence MTNKAIYVQPGGGFDRVTLGTSDPLPPKPGEITVSIRASSLNYHDYAVVSGMWAPTVPRIPMSDGAGEVVATGEGVTEFAPGDQVVSTFCPTWLDGEPEVDDMSTVPGDGIDGFARQQVTMPVTAFTRAPEGYSHAEAATLTCAGLTAWRALMVDGALKPGETVLIQGTGGVSVFALQFAKMAGATVIATSSTDEKLGRLEALGADYLINYRKDQNWGDSVRRLTAGRGVDHVIEVGGPSTLAQSMVAARIGGHIAIIGILSGVTGTLPLLPVLTRQLRLKGLVVGSRRHQMEMIRAIDANGMKPIIDRHFSLEQIVEAFRYQESNRHFGKICLDI from the coding sequence ATGACCAACAAGGCTATCTACGTGCAACCAGGCGGGGGATTTGATCGTGTAACGCTGGGCACAAGCGATCCTTTGCCGCCGAAACCGGGCGAGATTACCGTCAGCATCCGGGCGAGTTCGCTTAACTATCACGATTACGCAGTGGTCAGTGGAATGTGGGCGCCAACCGTTCCACGTATTCCGATGTCGGATGGAGCGGGAGAAGTTGTGGCAACGGGTGAAGGCGTGACTGAATTCGCGCCGGGCGATCAGGTCGTCAGTACTTTCTGCCCGACGTGGCTGGACGGTGAACCTGAGGTTGATGACATGAGCACCGTCCCAGGCGACGGCATCGATGGTTTTGCGCGCCAGCAGGTAACCATGCCTGTCACCGCGTTCACCCGTGCCCCTGAGGGATATAGCCACGCCGAGGCGGCCACGCTTACCTGCGCGGGATTGACAGCCTGGCGGGCATTGATGGTGGATGGCGCATTGAAGCCCGGCGAGACCGTGCTGATCCAGGGAACCGGCGGTGTTTCGGTATTTGCTTTGCAATTTGCCAAGATGGCGGGCGCGACGGTAATCGCCACCTCATCCACTGATGAGAAGCTTGGCCGGTTGGAAGCGCTGGGCGCAGACTACCTGATCAACTATCGGAAAGACCAGAACTGGGGCGACTCGGTACGTCGATTGACTGCGGGTCGCGGGGTCGATCACGTCATCGAGGTAGGCGGACCGTCGACATTGGCGCAATCCATGGTAGCGGCACGTATCGGTGGGCACATCGCGATTATCGGCATCCTTTCCGGCGTGACGGGAACGCTGCCACTGCTCCCGGTCCTCACGCGCCAGTTACGCCTCAAGGGACTGGTCGTCGGCAGCCGCCGCCACCAGATGGAAATGATCCGCGCCATCGATGCTAATGGCATGAAGCCGATAATCGACCGGCATTTTTCGCTGGAACAGATTGTCGAAGCTTTCCGCTATCAGGAATCCAACCGGCACTTCGGCAAGATATGTCTTGATATTTGA
- a CDS encoding NAD(P)/FAD-dependent oxidoreductase: MKKEMVVIGGGFAGLNLVKHLAEEPDFHVTLVDMNNYNLFPPLLYQVATGFLEVSNICYPFRKFFHGRRNVSFRLGDLRRVIAEDNKVLLSTGELSYDYLVLATGTETNYFGMENIRKAALPMKTVDDAIEIRNDMIQKMEEATVAAGAQKVRLSVVIAGGGPTGVEIAGMFAEMRKNILQKDYPELTGHEVDIYLVDASPALLASMSKKSQQYAYDRLVEMGVKVRLNKLVKDYVNNAVIFADGETIKTRILLWTAGVTARVFDGIPPDCYGRGNRLRVDEHNKVKGVSNIYAIGDTCLMVTDRNFPQGHPQLAQVALQQGKNLAANLLATLYDKPLKPFFYHDKGSMAIIGRNKAVADLPKPEMHFNGLVAWMTWLFVHLFSLITYRNRVMTLLNWGVAYFTKDQSLRMIIRPAANPGREK, encoded by the coding sequence ATGAAAAAAGAAATGGTGGTCATCGGCGGCGGCTTTGCAGGGCTTAACCTGGTAAAGCACCTGGCTGAAGAACCCGATTTTCATGTCACGCTTGTCGATATGAATAATTACAACCTCTTTCCGCCGCTTTTGTATCAGGTAGCGACGGGTTTTCTTGAGGTATCCAATATCTGCTATCCATTTCGCAAATTTTTTCATGGCAGAAGGAACGTAAGTTTCCGTCTGGGCGACCTGCGAAGGGTTATTGCGGAAGACAACAAGGTTTTATTGTCTACCGGAGAGCTGTCTTATGATTATCTTGTTCTCGCGACGGGCACCGAGACCAACTATTTCGGAATGGAAAACATCCGCAAGGCCGCACTACCGATGAAAACAGTGGATGATGCAATAGAAATCCGCAACGACATGATCCAGAAAATGGAGGAGGCAACCGTTGCCGCCGGCGCGCAAAAGGTGCGGCTTTCTGTCGTCATAGCGGGTGGCGGGCCCACCGGAGTTGAAATTGCGGGAATGTTCGCGGAGATGCGCAAGAATATCCTGCAAAAGGATTATCCGGAATTGACCGGCCACGAAGTGGATATCTATCTTGTGGATGCATCGCCCGCATTGCTGGCGTCAATGAGCAAAAAATCGCAGCAATATGCTTATGACAGGCTGGTTGAAATGGGCGTGAAAGTACGGCTGAACAAACTGGTGAAAGATTATGTAAACAATGCCGTCATCTTTGCGGATGGCGAAACGATCAAGACCCGGATCCTGCTCTGGACCGCAGGGGTAACCGCAAGAGTGTTCGACGGCATCCCCCCGGATTGCTATGGTCGCGGTAACCGGCTTCGGGTGGACGAGCATAACAAGGTGAAGGGTGTTTCGAATATCTATGCTATCGGCGATACCTGCCTGATGGTCACCGACAGGAATTTTCCGCAGGGGCACCCGCAACTCGCGCAGGTGGCGCTTCAGCAGGGTAAAAACCTGGCCGCTAACCTGCTCGCCACACTTTATGACAAACCGTTAAAGCCGTTTTTCTATCATGACAAGGGTTCGATGGCCATTATCGGGCGAAATAAAGCCGTGGCAGACCTTCCCAAACCCGAAATGCACTTTAACGGTTTGGTTGCCTGGATGACATGGCTGTTCGTACATCTTTTTTCCTTGATCACTTATCGAAACAGGGTAATGACCTTGCTCAACTGGGGAGTCGCTTATTTTACCAAGGACCAATCGTTGAGGATGATAATCAGGCCGGCGGCAAATCCCGGGCGCGAGAAATAG